In Streptomyces dangxiongensis, one DNA window encodes the following:
- a CDS encoding LacI family DNA-binding transcriptional regulator, whose translation MVTLAEVAQHAGVSASTVSYVLSGKRSISTTTRHRVEQSIRELGYHPNAGARALASSRSNIIALMIPLRTDMYVPVMMEIAIAVATTARTHGYDVLLLTGEEGPDAVRRVTGSGLADAMILMDVELDDERLPLLRATGQPSVLIGLPADTAGLTCVDLDWSATGALCVEHLAGLGHRDIAVIGEAPAVYERHTGFAERTLDGLRSRARETAVRVLHRPCEGGYDAMALTLARIFDERPGTTGFVVQNESAVEPLLALLRQQGRAVPEDVSVVAVCPEQVAVQASVRLTSVAVPAQELGRHAVEHLVAKLEGRDGDEVELLAPELTVRASSGPAPATS comes from the coding sequence ATGGTCACCCTCGCCGAGGTCGCCCAGCACGCCGGAGTCTCGGCGAGCACGGTGAGCTATGTCCTCAGCGGCAAGCGGTCCATCTCCACCACCACCCGGCACCGGGTCGAGCAGAGCATCCGGGAACTGGGATACCACCCGAACGCGGGTGCCCGCGCCCTGGCGAGCAGCCGTTCCAACATCATCGCGCTGATGATCCCGCTCCGTACCGACATGTACGTGCCGGTGATGATGGAGATCGCCATCGCGGTGGCCACCACGGCCCGCACGCACGGCTACGACGTCCTGCTGCTCACCGGCGAGGAGGGGCCCGACGCGGTGCGCCGGGTCACCGGCAGCGGGCTCGCCGACGCCATGATCCTGATGGACGTGGAGCTGGACGACGAGCGGCTCCCGCTGCTGCGGGCGACCGGCCAGCCCTCGGTACTGATCGGCCTGCCCGCCGACACCGCCGGCCTGACCTGCGTGGATCTGGACTGGAGCGCCACGGGCGCGCTCTGTGTGGAGCACCTGGCCGGGCTCGGCCACCGTGACATCGCTGTCATCGGCGAGGCCCCGGCGGTCTACGAGCGACACACCGGCTTCGCCGAGCGCACGCTCGACGGGCTGCGCTCCCGGGCCCGGGAGACGGCGGTACGGGTGCTGCACCGGCCCTGCGAGGGCGGATACGACGCGATGGCCCTCACGCTGGCCCGGATCTTCGACGAGCGCCCGGGGACGACCGGGTTCGTGGTGCAGAACGAGTCGGCGGTGGAGCCGCTGCTCGCGCTGCTGCGCCAGCAGGGCCGGGCCGTGCCCGAGGACGTGTCCGTGGTCGCGGTCTGCCCGGAACAGGTCGCCGTCCAGGCCTCGGTGCGGCTGACCTCGGTCGCCGTGCCCGCCCAGGAGCTGGGCCGGCACGCCGTGGAACATCTGGTCGCCAAGCTGGAGGGGCGGGACGGCGACGAGGTCGAGCTGCTCGCACCCGAGCTGACGGTACGGGCGAGTTCGGGACCGGCACCCGCGACGTCCTGA